The DNA window ACAACGTAAAGAAGATCAAGTAGGCAAGAAGCAGATAAAATGCTATTCTGATCTGTCTATCTATTTGTATTACTGAGCGATATCCCCACGTGACAAACAGGGCAGGAATTACCAAAAATGATGAAAGTTTTCCGGGCAGATATAAGCCGATCAGGGCCAACGCCAATAAAATGAGGGAAGCCTGAATAGCTATTGGATGTTTTATATGGTCCAATTTGAAAGAAAAAATTTTGTTGATCATATTGTTATAAACCTTCAATAATGGTTTTGGCACGATGTTGATAAGTGTGGTCTGATAAAACACGCTTTCTTGCCATCTTAGCCAAGTTATGAGATAGGACTTTATTTTTTCTCAATGCCTCTATTTTTTCGATCATCTCCCTGGGTGATCGAAAAAAAATTATCTCTTTGTCCGGTTCAAAATATTCGGAGAGTCCGGATCTGAATTCGACAACTTGCGTAATCCCATATCCAGCACACTCAAAGGTACGCATATTGGTCCCCTCCCGCACGACTTGGGCATGAATATTAAGCGAGATAGAATATTGGCTGTAAATTTTTCCCATTACGTAATTGGAGACCGGCGGGGAAAAACTTCTGGGATGTAACCAATAAAGTGAGCTTTTGAGGAAATAGTTACCATACACCTTAAAATCAATCCTGCTGGATAAGAGGGCCTTCAAATAGATGTCACGTTTGGGATCCTGATTGCCGATAAAGCAGACGTCATGTTGGGTATTGACCGCTTTGAAAGGTTTGTGGATTTCCGGAAGGTGCGCAAATGGAAGAATTCCCCCGAACTTTTGTTTTTTAAGATGAGGCACCACTTCATCTCTATAGCCGGGATCAGCAAGGTAAACGCGCCCAAATGGCTCAAGCTGTCCCAAAACCAGCCGTGGGTCATCAGTAATCCATATGACGTGCTTATCCGAGTGATCTAAAGCTGAAAATTCCTTGATCGTATTAATAAAGATCGCAATATCGTATTCAGTTGAAGCGATTTCTTCTGCCAGCCGCATTCCCCATTTTTTTTTATTTTTTCTATAATCCAATTTGTCTTTAAGTCCCACAGGGTAAGTAAAAAACCATTTTACATGTTCAGACAAATCTTGTAACGCCCGGAAAAAATAGTTGCTAAGTCCCCCTTTCCAGGGTTTGGCAACCAAAATAACCTTGCCGGCAATAAACTTCTTAACCTCTTTTTTCATTTTGACTGAAGCACCAATTCCAATTCTATTCGTTATGCAACAAACTGAAATTTCCCATTTAAATTGCGGCAGTCTCCCCAATGTCCATTAATTTGGCCAGGGCCGCCAGGACCCCGCGGGTCTGTTTTTCATGACCCAGGCGACCATCCCAAAATGAAACGACCTTGAGCGGTTTCAAACCGCGAGGGGGGGTTGCATCACTATTTTTCAGTTGCGTTGGTATCATCATGCATGGAGCCGATCTTGGATAAAATCCCGAAAAGCCGTTTCCTCTTCTCCGAATGTGGCCTGGACGCCGATGACAACAAGCTTCAGGGGCCAGTGGATTCTTCCTGAAATTTTGCTGAAATCTTTCTCGGTCGTTGCCAGGGTCTCAGCACCCGCCTGCCGGGCCGCTTGCAGGATAGCGGCGAGATCCTGATCGGTATAAGGGTGATGATCCGGAAAAGCGCTGAAGCCCACCAATGGACACCCCGTTTCCGTCAGCGAATCTCTAAAATTACGATTGTTCGCCAGCCCGGAAAACGCGAAAACCCGCACCTGTTTCATCCCTTCCGGACCCAACGCAGGCGACGCCGTCTGGCCGGCGGGTTCTTTCGAACCCACCACCCGTGCGATCATCGGCATATGACGGGACCTGAAAACAGGCCGGCGGGGCGCCATTTTCCGGATCTTTTCAACCGTTGCTGTTTTTTCTTTTGGAGACCGCGTCAGAATAACGGCATCACACCGCAGCAGCGCTTCTCCCGGCTCCCTTAACGTCCCCCTGGGCAGCAGGTGATCGTTGCCGAAGGGGCGACGATCGTCCAACAGGACCAGATCGATATCCCTTTCCAGCCCGATGTGCTGAAAGGCATCGTCCA is part of the Desulfobacterales bacterium genome and encodes:
- a CDS encoding glycosyltransferase: MKKEVKKFIAGKVILVAKPWKGGLSNYFFRALQDLSEHVKWFFTYPVGLKDKLDYRKNKKKWGMRLAEEIASTEYDIAIFINTIKEFSALDHSDKHVIWITDDPRLVLGQLEPFGRVYLADPGYRDEVVPHLKKQKFGGILPFAHLPEIHKPFKAVNTQHDVCFIGNQDPKRDIYLKALLSSRIDFKVYGNYFLKSSLYWLHPRSFSPPVSNYVMGKIYSQYSISLNIHAQVVREGTNMRTFECAGYGITQVVEFRSGLSEYFEPDKEIIFFRSPREMIEKIEALRKNKVLSHNLAKMARKRVLSDHTYQHRAKTIIEGL
- the lpxK gene encoding tetraacyldisaccharide 4'-kinase — translated: MNYLTNKVQSAMTDDSGRCNLFDLLLYLLSRLYAAALKGRQVLYRRHLLKTKKLPCRVVSIGNITVGGTGKTPMTVYVARLVQQLGYKVAVISRGYKGGAEKNGGIVSDGQRICMTPAMAGDEPYLLAESLKGIPVLVGRDRFKSGMAAIGAFGVDVVVLDDAFQHIGLERDIDLVLLDDRRPFGNDHLLPRGTLREPGEALLRCDAVILTRSPKEKTATVEKIRKMAPRRPVFRSRHMPMIARVVGSKEPAGQTASPALGPEGMKQVRVFAFSGLANNRNFRDSLTETGCPLVGFSAFPDHHPYTDQDLAAILQAARQAGAETLATTEKDFSKISGRIHWPLKLVVIGVQATFGEEETAFRDFIQDRLHA